A window from Zingiber officinale cultivar Zhangliang chromosome 7A, Zo_v1.1, whole genome shotgun sequence encodes these proteins:
- the LOC122000787 gene encoding peroxiredoxin-2C-like, with translation MAPIAVGDALPDGTLAWFDENDQLKPVSVHSLAAGKKVILFGVPGAFTPTCSMTHVPGFIESAEELKSKGVDEILLISVNDPFVMKAWAKTYPDNKHVKFLADGSASYTHVLGLELDLADKGLGIRSRRFALLVDNLVVKVANIEEGGAFTISGAEEILKAL, from the exons ATGGCTCCAATCGCTGTTGGAGATGCGCTTCCGGATGGCACGTTGGCGTGGTTCGATGAGAACGACCAGCTGAAGCCAGTGTCGGTCCACTCCCTCGCCGCCGGCAAGAAGGTCATCCTCTTTGGCGTCCCCGGCGCTTTCACGCCTACCTGCAG CATGACGCATGTGCCTGGCTTTATTGAAAGTGCCGAGGAACTTAAATCCAAGGGCGTTGACGAGATCCTCCTCATCAGCG TTAATGACCCCTTTGTTATGAAGGCGTGGGCAAAGACATATCCCGACAATAAGCATGTGAAATTCTTAGCTGACGGCTCTGCAAGCTACACCCATGTTCTTGGCTTGGAATTGGATCTCGCAGATAAAGGGTTGGGGATTCGGTCACGAAGGTTTGCTCTCCTTGTCGACAACCTCGTGGTGAAGGTTGCAAACATTGAAGAAGGAGGAGCATTCACCATTTCCGGTGCAGAAGAGATCCTCAAGGCCCTCTAA
- the LOC122000788 gene encoding transcription factor bHLH68-like isoform X2, translating to MDGSSSSSSSAAPTWWSLNNTMPVPFPQPSSNPEMWHPDHGSQDLPESWCQLLLGGLVAEEEKHGFKRMGINDNCGVLDQLLREQQMVHPSPSEAQIAAGFHHQVSSSWNQNPIVSASSPRSCVTSSNMLDFSHKPRQQIDNNSSEGNSTETAPALKKAKVLGCSSPKSTLKVRKEKLGDRITTLHQLVSPFGKTDTASVLQEAIGYIRFLHSQIQALSSPYLEQPQAMRQQKQQKTVNDNGDGDEQSRKDLRSRGLCLVPVSFTMHVGSDNGADLWAAALGGGF from the exons ATGGACGGTAGCAGTAGTAGTAGTAGTTCTGCCGCCCCGACTTGGTGGAGCTTGAACAACACGATGCCAGTACCCTTCCCTCAACCTTCCAGTAATCCTGAGATGTGGCATCCGGATCATGGAAGCCAAGACTTGCCAGAGTCATGGTGCCAACTTCTACT CGGAGGGTTGGTCGCAGAAGAAGAAAAGCATGGGTTCAAGAGGATGGGGATTAATGACAATTGTGGAGTGTTGGATCAATTGCTACGCGAGCAGCAGATGGTGCATCCATCGCCGTCTGAAGCACAAATAGCAGCTGGGTTTCATCATCAAGTGTCATCCTCATGGAATCAAAATCCTATTGTTTCAGCTTCATCTCCCAGGTCCTGCGTCACCTCCAGCAACATGTTGGATTTCTCACACAAGCCCAGGCAGCAAATCGATAACAACTCTTCTGAG GGAAACAGCACAGAAACTGCTCCAGCTTTGAAGAAAGCTAAGGTTCTTGGGTGTTCCTCTCCAAAATCTACTCTCAAG GTGAGGAAGGAGAAGCTAGGGGATAGAATAACTACACTGCACCAGTTAGTGTCCCCATTTGGAAAG ACTGACACAGCGTCGGTGTTGCAAGAAGCCATTGGCTACATCAGATTCCTCCACAGTCAAATCCAG GCTCTGAGCTCGCCGTACCTGGAGCAGCCGCAGGCCATGAGGCAACAGAAGCAGCAGAAGACT GTGAATGATAATGGTGATGGTGATGAACAGTCAAGAAAGGATTTGAGGAGTCGAGGGTTGTGCCTTGTCCCTGTCTCCTTCACCATGCACGTAGGAAGTGACAATGGTGCAGATTTGTGGGCTGCTGCTCTTGGTGGAGGATTCTGA
- the LOC122000788 gene encoding transcription factor bHLH68-like isoform X1: protein MQQVIMDGSSSSSSSAAPTWWSLNNTMPVPFPQPSSNPEMWHPDHGSQDLPESWCQLLLGGLVAEEEKHGFKRMGINDNCGVLDQLLREQQMVHPSPSEAQIAAGFHHQVSSSWNQNPIVSASSPRSCVTSSNMLDFSHKPRQQIDNNSSEGNSTETAPALKKAKVLGCSSPKSTLKVRKEKLGDRITTLHQLVSPFGKTDTASVLQEAIGYIRFLHSQIQALSSPYLEQPQAMRQQKQQKTVNDNGDGDEQSRKDLRSRGLCLVPVSFTMHVGSDNGADLWAAALGGGF from the exons ATGCAGCAGGTGATCATGGACGGTAGCAGTAGTAGTAGTAGTTCTGCCGCCCCGACTTGGTGGAGCTTGAACAACACGATGCCAGTACCCTTCCCTCAACCTTCCAGTAATCCTGAGATGTGGCATCCGGATCATGGAAGCCAAGACTTGCCAGAGTCATGGTGCCAACTTCTACT CGGAGGGTTGGTCGCAGAAGAAGAAAAGCATGGGTTCAAGAGGATGGGGATTAATGACAATTGTGGAGTGTTGGATCAATTGCTACGCGAGCAGCAGATGGTGCATCCATCGCCGTCTGAAGCACAAATAGCAGCTGGGTTTCATCATCAAGTGTCATCCTCATGGAATCAAAATCCTATTGTTTCAGCTTCATCTCCCAGGTCCTGCGTCACCTCCAGCAACATGTTGGATTTCTCACACAAGCCCAGGCAGCAAATCGATAACAACTCTTCTGAG GGAAACAGCACAGAAACTGCTCCAGCTTTGAAGAAAGCTAAGGTTCTTGGGTGTTCCTCTCCAAAATCTACTCTCAAG GTGAGGAAGGAGAAGCTAGGGGATAGAATAACTACACTGCACCAGTTAGTGTCCCCATTTGGAAAG ACTGACACAGCGTCGGTGTTGCAAGAAGCCATTGGCTACATCAGATTCCTCCACAGTCAAATCCAG GCTCTGAGCTCGCCGTACCTGGAGCAGCCGCAGGCCATGAGGCAACAGAAGCAGCAGAAGACT GTGAATGATAATGGTGATGGTGATGAACAGTCAAGAAAGGATTTGAGGAGTCGAGGGTTGTGCCTTGTCCCTGTCTCCTTCACCATGCACGTAGGAAGTGACAATGGTGCAGATTTGTGGGCTGCTGCTCTTGGTGGAGGATTCTGA
- the LOC122000789 gene encoding auxin-responsive protein IAA17-like: MSPPLEHDCIVLTERTSSATAAGDGILNLKETELRLGLPGSESPDRFDKVGLTLELLPPKSFFTGAKRGFADAIDAGAGKWGLAAGGDDSEKEMSKGGALFSPKREGAGGGKTAVLGSAAKDVGTKAAGRDSKISVGNSDEIQREIPPAAKAQVVGWPPIRSYRKNTMATNPPKNKEVDGKHGFGCLYVKVSMDGAPYLRKVDLITYSDYKELSLALEKMFSGFTIGHCSSQEIPMRDGLSESRLLDLLNGSEYVLTYEDKDGDWMLVGDVPWKMFTDSCRRLRIMKGSDAIGLAPRAMEKCKNRN; the protein is encoded by the exons ATGTCACCACCTCTGGAGCACGATTGCATCGTCCTAACGGAGCGCACCTCCTCGGCGACCGCTGCCGGGGATGGGATTCTCAACCTGAAGGAGACGGAGCTCCGTTTGGGCCTCCCTGGATCGGAGTCACCCGACCGGTTTGACAAGGTTGGCCTCACCCTGGAGTTGCTACCGCCTAAGAGCTTCTTCACAGGCGCGAAGAGGGGATTCGCTGATGCCATAGATGCTGGAGCCGGGAAGTGGGGCCTGGCAGCCGGTGGGGATGACTCTGAGAAGGAAATGTCGAAAGGCGGTGCCTTGTTCTCTCCCAAGAGGGAGGGGGCTGGCGGTGGGAAGACGGCTGTGCTAGGGAGTGCCGCTAAGGATGTGGGGACAAAGGCTGCCGGCCGCGATTCGAAGATCTCCGTGGGAAATTCGGACGAAATCCAGCGTGAAATTCCTCCTGCTGCAAA GGCACAGGTTGTTGGTTGGCCACCAATTCGTAGTTACCGAAAGAACACAATGGCTACTAATCCCCCAAAGAACAAAGAAGTGGATGGAAAACATGGGTTCGGTTGTCTTTATGTCAAGGTTAGCATGGATGGTGCTCCTTATCTCAGGAAAGTTGACTTGATAACATATAGTGACTACAAAGAACTTTCTTTGGCACTTGAAAAAATGTTCAGTGGTTTCACCATTG GGCATTGCAGCTCTCAAGAAATTCCAATGAGAGACGGGCTATCTGAAAGCAGGTTGTTGGATCTATTAAATGGATCTGAATATGTCCTTACTTATGAAGACAAGGATGGAGATTGGATGCTTGTTGGTGATGTGCCATGGAA GATGTTCACTGACTCCTGCAGAAGATTGAGGATCATGAAGGGTTCTGATGCAATTGGACTCG CTCCAAGGGCCATGGAGAAGTGCAAGAACCGGAACTAG